In the genome of Paenibacillus sp. GP183, the window GCTTCCTTCTCTTGCTCGCCATCGATTTCCAAAGTAATCGAGTCGCCATTCTCGATACCCAGAGTCAGCATGCTTAGCGAGCTTTTCCCATTTACGGTTTTATCGTTTTTGCTGACATTGATTTTGCAAGGAAATGTGCTGGCCTTTTGTACGAATGTTTTCGTAGGGCGGGCATGGAATCCGGAAGGATTCAGCACGGTAAAGGTTTCAGTAATCATGTTCAATCACTCCTTCATTAACTTCTCTACAAAGGTTTTTATTTCGTTCTGGCTTCCGAGTGTCAAAGCTTTATTCGCATGAACAGTCCATTCGGTTCGAGAAAGCCGCCCAATCAAGGCTCTGGCAGGCAAAATGGAGCTGGCACTCATACTGTACTCATGCAGTCCAAGCCCAAGCAAAAGCGGAATCGCCGTCTCATCGCCGGCCATTTCTCCGCACATTCCTACCCACTTACCCTCTTTCCCCGCTGCGTATATAACCATCCGGATAAGTTTAAGTATAGAAGGATGGCAGGGTTGATACAAGTAAGACACCGTTTCATTCATCCGGTCTGCCGCCATGGTATATTGGATCAAGTCATTGGTCCCGATGCTGAAGAAATCAACTTCCTTGGCTAATACATCCGCGGCTAACGCTGCTGCCGGAATCTCGATCATGATCCCTATCTCGAAGGTAGCTGAAACGGGCAAGCCCTCCTGGATTAACTTATCTTTTTCTTCCTGGAGCAAACGCTTGGCTTCCAGAAGCTCATCCATGACCGCGATCATCGGGAACATGATTTTCAGTTGGCCGTATGAGCTGGCGCGAAGCAGCGCACGAAGCTGCGTGCGGAACAAGTCCTGCCGCTCAAGGCACAGGCGAATGGCGCGGAGACCGAGGAACGGGTTGCTCTCTGCTGGCAGCTTCAAATACGGCAGCTCCTTGTCGCCGCCGATATCCAGCGTGCGGATGACGACCGGCTTATCTGCCATTTTCTCCAGCACATGCTTATAGACGCTGAACTGTTCTTCCTCCGTGGGGAAGTTATTGCGTCCCATGTAAAGAAACTCCGTGCGGAACAAGCCGATGCCTTCCGCTCCATTGTCGAGCACCTTCTGCAGGTCCTCCACACTGCCGATATTGGCCGCAAGCTCTACACGATGTCCATCGCTGGATACAGTGGCCTGATCCTTCAGTGTGGCGAGCTCAAGCCTGTGCCTGTCATACTGCTCTTTCTTCTGCTTGTAAGCCAGCAGCTCTTCGGTACCAGGATTCACGATGATACGGCCTTCGACAGCGTCCAAAATAACGGTATCGTCTGCACGAATTCCGCCGGCTGCAGCACCTGCACCGACAATCGCAGGAATGCCGAGCGAACGCGCCATAATGGCGGAATGGGATGTGCGGCTGCCGATTTCAGTGATGAAGCCCCTGACATAATCCAGATTCAGCTGAGCGGTATCGGATGGTGAAAGGTCCTCGGCGACGAGAATTATTTCCTCGGAAATATTCGATACCGTCGTATAGGGAATTCCTCGCAGATGGCTCATCACCCTGCCGGATACGTCGCGCACATCGGCGGCACGTTCCCTCAGCAGCTCGTTATCCATGCCCATGAGCATCTCAATAAACGATTGGGCGACCTCATGGAGCGCATATTCCGCATTAATATTTTTCTGAGCGATGCGCTCAACAATGACGTCAATGAAATCAGGGTCTTCAAGCAAAAGCGCATGAGCTTCGAAAATCTCGGCCTTTTGGGCACCCAAGCGAGCCTCTGTAAGCTGGCGAAGAGCTTCTAGCTCCTCCGCGGCCCGTTCAACTGCGTGACGAAAACGCAGCACCTCCTTCTTCGGATCCGGAACGATGGTGCGAACCGGCTCATAGGCGGAGACTTCAAGCCGATATACCTTGGCAATCGCGATGCCAGGGGAAGCAGCTATACCTGTTAAAGTTTGTGACATGGTTACCACCCCTTTGATTACAATTGAATCCGCTGATGCATGTGATCGTATTGCTCTATGATTAACGCATGTATCGGATGCCCCGCGGCAATGCCCGTATACTTGGTTACGGTCTCGCTTACCCCACGGGTGCGTATGGACTCTTGCAGCTCCAATGCTTCCGGGTCCTCCTGAGCATCGAAACGCAGCGCGGCTGCCATGGCCATCGCCAGATTCTGCGGCTCGATCCCCCGCTCAAAGGCTTGAAGCGCTGGGCGAACAAGCCGATCGTTCGGGGACAGCTTTCGTACAGGTGAGCGGCCGACCCGTACGACTTCGTCCGTCAAATAAGGATTGCGGAACCGATCGAGGATTGTATCCCTATAATGCTTATGTTCCACTGGATCAAATCCATACTTGTTCACAAGCAGAGCGCCTGTCTCTTCCAGCACCTTCTCCACCTTAGAGGTTATGAGTGAATCTTTCATAGTCTGTTGAATCGTCGAATACCCCTTTAAATAGCCAAGATACGCCGCACAGCAATGGCCGGTATTCACAGTAAACAGCTTGCGCTCGATGTAAGGCTCTAATTCATCCACATAATGAACGCCTTCGATTTCCTTAAAACCCTTAATCATCGCCGAACGATCGACGACCCACTCGTAAAAGGGCTCTACAGTAACGTGTAAGGGGTCCTCATGATGCTGAATCGGCACGATTCGATCCACCGCTGCATCCGGAAAAGCCACTTGCTCATCCGCCTTCCGGCGATTTATTTCACTTAAATGCGCATACACATGCTCTTTCAATTGCGTGCTGCCTCCTATGGCATTCTCACAAGCAATCACATGCAAGGGTGCATGGTTTTGCATGATACGCATTTCAATGCCTTGGGCTATACCTTCAGCAATATGCTTAAGGACGTTAACTCCTACAGCCGTTGTGACCAAGTCAGCTCTGACTATCGCTTCTGCTACTTGCGCCATATTCTTTCCGCTGATTGCCGTAACACCGGTAACGCGGGTGGTTGCTTGCGATTCGTTCGCCAAGGAAACCGAGTACTCTCCTCTTTGCTGCAAAAGCGATACTACCGTTTCATTCACATCTACGAAGATAACCTCATATCCAGATCGGGACAGAAGCAGTCCTATAAATCCTCTGCCGATATTGCCTGCTCCAAAATGGACCGCTCTCATGACTCCATCCCGCTTTCGAAGATTTCGATCATTTCGGCTTCGCTGGACGCCTTGCGAATGCGTTCCAGATTCTCATCATCGGAGCAAACCATCGCTACATTGGTCAAAATTTCAAGGTGCTCATCTCCCGCAGCCGCAATGCCCACTATCAAAAAAGCGGATTCGCCCTCTCCGAAATCGACGCCATCCGGAATTTGCACAATCGACATCCCCGTGGATTTGATCAGTTCCTTGGAATCCTTCGTGCCGTGCGGAATCGCCAGCCCGCCGCCCATGTACGTCGATAATGTGTCCTCTCTTTCCAGCATTTTATCAATATATCCTGAATCCACATGGCCAGCATCGACAAGCAATTGGCCCGCTATGCGTATCGCTTCATATTTGTTCCCAACCTTGACGCCCAGCTTTACTTTATCTGCAGATAGAATACTCATTTGCGGTTCCTCCCCGTCTCCATTTTATTTGCGAAAAATCCTGCCAGCTCACTTGAAATAAATTGTTTAATTTCCGCCTTTGTGCCTTGCTCAAACAGCCGTATCATTTCCGGAATCAGGAGCAGGGCGCTAATCTCGCTCAAAACCTCCAGGCTTTCTTTGGAAAGCTCACGCGGCCCCAGCATAATGAGCAGCTGCCTGACTTCTGCAGGATACCCTTCATCCAGAATCAAAGGCTGATCTAACTTAAATAAGGCGATCATTGGCATTGGGATCTGTTCACTTCTTGTATGAAAGAGAGCCAGGTGTGTATCCGGGATTACCTGACTCCCGTGCTGTTCCCGCT includes:
- a CDS encoding mannitol-1-phosphate 5-dehydrogenase, which gives rise to MRAVHFGAGNIGRGFIGLLLSRSGYEVIFVDVNETVVSLLQQRGEYSVSLANESQATTRVTGVTAISGKNMAQVAEAIVRADLVTTAVGVNVLKHIAEGIAQGIEMRIMQNHAPLHVIACENAIGGSTQLKEHVYAHLSEINRRKADEQVAFPDAAVDRIVPIQHHEDPLHVTVEPFYEWVVDRSAMIKGFKEIEGVHYVDELEPYIERKLFTVNTGHCCAAYLGYLKGYSTIQQTMKDSLITSKVEKVLEETGALLVNKYGFDPVEHKHYRDTILDRFRNPYLTDEVVRVGRSPVRKLSPNDRLVRPALQAFERGIEPQNLAMAMAAALRFDAQEDPEALELQESIRTRGVSETVTKYTGIAAGHPIHALIIEQYDHMHQRIQL
- a CDS encoding PTS sugar transporter subunit IIA, whose translation is MSILSADKVKLGVKVGNKYEAIRIAGQLLVDAGHVDSGYIDKMLEREDTLSTYMGGGLAIPHGTKDSKELIKSTGMSIVQIPDGVDFGEGESAFLIVGIAAAGDEHLEILTNVAMVCSDDENLERIRKASSEAEMIEIFESGMES
- the ptsP gene encoding phosphoenolpyruvate--protein phosphotransferase; the protein is MSQTLTGIAASPGIAIAKVYRLEVSAYEPVRTIVPDPKKEVLRFRHAVERAAEELEALRQLTEARLGAQKAEIFEAHALLLEDPDFIDVIVERIAQKNINAEYALHEVAQSFIEMLMGMDNELLRERAADVRDVSGRVMSHLRGIPYTTVSNISEEIILVAEDLSPSDTAQLNLDYVRGFITEIGSRTSHSAIMARSLGIPAIVGAGAAAGGIRADDTVILDAVEGRIIVNPGTEELLAYKQKKEQYDRHRLELATLKDQATVSSDGHRVELAANIGSVEDLQKVLDNGAEGIGLFRTEFLYMGRNNFPTEEEQFSVYKHVLEKMADKPVVIRTLDIGGDKELPYLKLPAESNPFLGLRAIRLCLERQDLFRTQLRALLRASSYGQLKIMFPMIAVMDELLEAKRLLQEEKDKLIQEGLPVSATFEIGIMIEIPAAALAADVLAKEVDFFSIGTNDLIQYTMAADRMNETVSYLYQPCHPSILKLIRMVIYAAGKEGKWVGMCGEMAGDETAIPLLLGLGLHEYSMSASSILPARALIGRLSRTEWTVHANKALTLGSQNEIKTFVEKLMKE
- a CDS encoding HPr family phosphocarrier protein; the encoded protein is MITETFTVLNPSGFHARPTKTFVQKASTFPCKINVSKNDKTVNGKSSLSMLTLGIENGDSITLEIDGEQEKEAMEQLGQLLVHIFEE